The following coding sequences are from one Candidatus Methanoperedens sp. window:
- a CDS encoding methyltransferase domain-containing protein, whose amino-acid sequence MDTPVILKIFHKGKMKEYFVKPEGEMHTDLGIIKLGELKTKNFGDKISSHLGAEFIIQKPRAPDFFIHARRSGAPMMPKDIGVIISSTGLCSSDQVLDAGTGSGILAIYLGGIAKKVITYEVREEFVEIARNNIALTGLSNIECRHGDIIEEIHKSDEKFDVITLDTIAAARVIPYVPAVIYPGGFLVAYSPFFEQAKEIREAIAKTNYLDVTTIENLEREISFTDRGTRPSTSKVGHTGFITIARY is encoded by the coding sequence ATGGACACACCCGTAATTTTAAAAATATTTCATAAAGGAAAGATGAAAGAGTATTTTGTTAAGCCTGAGGGCGAAATGCATACTGACCTCGGGATTATAAAGCTTGGTGAACTTAAAACGAAAAACTTCGGAGATAAAATAAGTTCCCATCTGGGTGCGGAATTTATAATCCAGAAACCCCGTGCTCCTGATTTTTTTATTCATGCCAGGCGCAGTGGAGCGCCTATGATGCCAAAGGATATCGGGGTGATTATCTCAAGCACGGGTCTTTGCTCTTCGGATCAAGTGCTGGATGCGGGAACCGGTTCCGGGATACTTGCAATATATCTTGGAGGCATTGCGAAGAAGGTCATAACATATGAAGTGAGAGAAGAATTCGTAGAAATAGCCAGGAATAATATTGCTCTCACAGGTCTTTCAAACATAGAATGCAGGCATGGGGATATTATAGAAGAGATCCATAAATCGGATGAGAAATTTGATGTTATAACACTTGACACTATTGCGGCTGCCCGGGTGATTCCATATGTCCCGGCTGTCATTTATCCGGGTGGTTTTCTTGTCGCATATTCACCTTTCTTTGAGCAGGCAAAAGAGATCAGGGAGGCCATTGCAAAAACGAATTATTTAGATGTGACGACAATAGAGAACCTGGAACGTGAGATTTCTTTCACAGACAGGGGAACACGACCCTCAACCTCAAAAGTAGGCCATACGGGTTTTATTACAATAGCCAGATATTAA
- a CDS encoding protein translocase subunit SecF, with the protein MNLINEKMIDEYVKKFNFRQMLIIPVILLIVSLSILAYTSYTTRTPEGLGAPVKLGMEFQGGTAITFDSSKTPEQLKEEFSAYPVVQAREYGGGNQRLLQFGPMTESQATDVINKVNSEYSNVGQITQMGEVVSKSLQRQTLNAILFSFIGMAIVVFIIFRVFVPSIAVVISAFADIAFAAAMMDVFGIVLSLGTVAALLMLIGYSVDTDILLTTRLLKRKGELGDKIKDAMKTGMTMTLTTLAALIALFLVSSGSSLVSSFTRIDIIRDISVVLIFGLIADIVNTWMTNVGILKWHLEKTGKTETRIEKPKKRRHAA; encoded by the coding sequence ATGAATTTAATTAATGAAAAAATGATTGACGAATATGTCAAGAAGTTCAATTTCAGACAAATGCTAATTATTCCTGTAATACTTCTTATAGTGTCATTGTCGATTTTGGCTTATACTTCCTACACGACCAGAACGCCTGAGGGGCTTGGTGCGCCTGTGAAACTCGGCATGGAATTCCAGGGCGGAACGGCCATAACTTTTGACAGTTCAAAGACTCCTGAACAGTTAAAAGAAGAATTTTCAGCATATCCTGTTGTGCAGGCAAGGGAATATGGCGGTGGTAACCAGAGATTATTACAATTCGGCCCCATGACGGAATCCCAGGCCACAGATGTTATAAACAAGGTAAATTCCGAATACTCCAATGTAGGTCAAATAACACAAATGGGAGAAGTAGTCAGTAAATCTTTACAGCGGCAGACGCTTAACGCTATATTATTCTCGTTTATTGGAATGGCTATTGTTGTCTTCATAATATTTCGGGTTTTTGTGCCATCCATAGCAGTGGTGATTTCGGCGTTTGCCGATATTGCCTTTGCTGCGGCGATGATGGATGTATTCGGCATTGTTCTCTCTCTCGGGACTGTTGCAGCCCTTCTGATGCTGATAGGTTACTCTGTAGATACCGATATCCTTTTGACCACACGTCTTCTCAAGCGAAAGGGTGAACTGGGTGACAAGATCAAGGACGCCATGAAAACCGGTATGACAATGACATTAACGACCCTTGCGGCCCTTATCGCATTATTCCTGGTTTCATCGGGTTCCTCTCTTGTATCATCGTTTACGCGTATTGATATAATAAGAGATATTTCCGTTGTCCTTATTTTCGGTTTGATAGCAGATATAGTAAACACCTGGATGACAAATGTGGGAATCCTGAAATGGCATCTGGAAAAAACCGGAAAAACGGAAACCAGGATCGAAAAACCTAAGAAGAGGAGGCATGCAGCATGA
- a CDS encoding replication factor C large subunit — MTLDWTEKYRPQTLSAVVGHNKPIEELKKWAKSWMCGIPENRAVVLYGRAGIGKTTAAHALVREMGWEVIELNASDQRTADIIDKVAGSASRMGTLDGTRIKRLIIMDEADNIHGTADRGGERAIVELIKKTSQPVILIANELYDMSPGLRTACKPIQFNSVMSRSMIPALKRIVEAEGIKCGPGVIEKIAENANGDIRSAINDLQAIAQGKPSIQVEDISTGERDSKENIFKFLAKIFKSTNIREAHDAAFHLDENPDDLIQWMDENLPIEYTSPHDLAQGYHSLGRAAIFLGRVKRRQNYNMWRYAGVLMTAGVMVARSHRNSGFVKYQPPSLWRKLGQTKGMRMVRDSTAKKIGIHCHVSMSFTRSQLFPFFRTIMKDDEYAPQVTALLGLEPEEIAYLIESKTVTKKIQKIYESAQLLIEKETEHEVELFGGFGASESKNQYSESENQNSELKKKKSEINEQRQGKKKPDNERPEISLKKEIKAQSSLFDF, encoded by the coding sequence ATGACCCTTGACTGGACTGAAAAATACCGCCCGCAGACCTTATCTGCCGTTGTTGGACACAATAAACCGATAGAGGAGCTAAAGAAATGGGCTAAGTCCTGGATGTGCGGTATTCCCGAAAACAGGGCTGTTGTATTATACGGCAGGGCAGGAATAGGCAAAACTACGGCAGCCCATGCTCTTGTCAGGGAGATGGGCTGGGAAGTCATAGAGTTAAATGCAAGCGACCAGCGCACTGCGGATATCATAGATAAAGTCGCAGGGTCAGCTTCCAGGATGGGGACGCTGGACGGAACACGGATAAAACGGCTAATCATCATGGACGAAGCAGACAATATCCACGGCACAGCTGACCGCGGAGGTGAACGGGCAATAGTGGAGCTGATCAAGAAAACAAGCCAGCCTGTCATTCTTATAGCAAATGAACTTTATGATATGTCTCCGGGCCTCAGGACTGCATGTAAACCCATCCAGTTCAATTCCGTGATGTCGCGTTCCATGATCCCGGCGCTAAAGAGAATCGTTGAGGCTGAAGGAATTAAATGCGGTCCGGGAGTTATTGAGAAAATTGCCGAGAATGCAAACGGGGATATCCGAAGCGCGATAAATGATCTCCAGGCCATTGCCCAGGGTAAGCCCTCTATCCAGGTCGAGGATATAAGTACAGGTGAAAGGGATAGCAAGGAAAACATTTTCAAGTTTCTCGCAAAAATTTTTAAGAGCACAAATATCCGTGAAGCTCATGATGCAGCTTTTCATCTTGATGAGAACCCGGATGATCTGATACAATGGATGGATGAAAATCTTCCTATTGAATATACCTCACCACATGATCTTGCGCAGGGATATCATTCTCTTGGAAGAGCAGCAATTTTTCTTGGCAGGGTGAAAAGAAGACAGAATTACAATATGTGGAGGTATGCAGGGGTACTGATGACAGCTGGTGTTATGGTCGCAAGGTCTCATCGAAACAGCGGTTTTGTAAAATACCAGCCGCCATCGTTATGGAGAAAGCTCGGACAGACCAAAGGGATGAGGATGGTCCGGGATTCTACTGCAAAAAAAATTGGCATACACTGCCATGTTTCTATGAGTTTTACCCGATCACAGTTATTCCCGTTTTTCAGGACCATTATGAAAGATGATGAATACGCTCCCCAGGTCACTGCTTTATTAGGACTTGAACCGGAAGAAATTGCATATCTGATCGAATCAAAGACCGTTACAAAGAAAATCCAGAAAATATATGAAAGCGCTCAATTATTAATTGAAAAAGAAACGGAGCATGAGGTTGAACTATTCGGAGGATTCGGAGCCAGTGAGTCGAAAAATCAATATTCTGAATCGGAAAATCAAAATTCTGAACTGAAAAAGAAAAAATCAGAAATTAATGAACAAAGACAAGGAAAGAAAAAACCGGACAATGAGCGACCGGAGATTTCTTTAAAGAAAGAAATTAAAGCCCAGAGCTCGTTGTTTGATTTTTAA
- a CDS encoding MFS transporter translates to MRLNIIQLFINSSVMMSNLFIPIFASELHATGTQIGIIGACYGLALFLSTYIFSRAADNYPPKMLLYIGFVSSSITFFIQMFAYDPASLAILRALAGFSAGIYPAVLLLYVYNLKRSIGKFSSFMPLGWALGNLMAGVIAVYSEIFTIASLLFAASFLITLTLPETRAGTKKKTNLFSVELLKKNWNIYFPFFMRQIGANAVWLIFPLYLASLDANKFWIGIIYMLNPTLQFFIMRRLDRYDNKFLVHAGDLLSAAAFIALIPLTIFYQAVLGLALIAFSYSFLYVGSTNQLIKNNEEKGAAAGLLNSCIALASIIGSFIGGIILEYFGFRAVMATGAFFALVGYAIMLLADKTHTPQKSS, encoded by the coding sequence ATGAGACTTAATATCATCCAGCTTTTTATTAATTCCTCTGTAATGATGTCAAATTTATTTATTCCTATCTTTGCAAGTGAACTGCATGCAACAGGAACTCAAATAGGGATTATAGGAGCATGTTACGGACTTGCGCTTTTCCTTTCAACATATATATTCAGCAGGGCGGCAGATAATTATCCCCCCAAGATGCTTCTATATATCGGTTTTGTAAGTTCATCCATAACTTTTTTTATCCAGATGTTTGCATACGATCCGGCCAGTCTTGCGATTTTACGCGCTCTTGCGGGATTTAGCGCAGGTATTTACCCGGCAGTGCTTTTGCTCTACGTTTATAACCTGAAACGAAGCATCGGGAAGTTCAGTTCATTCATGCCTCTTGGCTGGGCTCTTGGTAATCTGATGGCAGGAGTTATAGCTGTATATTCAGAGATTTTCACCATTGCCTCCCTTTTGTTTGCCGCATCGTTCCTTATTACATTGACGCTTCCTGAAACCCGGGCAGGTACAAAAAAGAAAACAAATCTTTTTTCAGTTGAACTCCTGAAAAAAAACTGGAATATTTACTTTCCATTTTTTATGCGACAAATCGGGGCAAATGCCGTCTGGTTGATCTTCCCCCTGTATCTTGCCAGTCTTGATGCCAATAAATTCTGGATAGGAATAATATATATGTTGAATCCCACGCTTCAATTCTTTATTATGAGGCGGCTTGACAGATATGATAATAAGTTTCTGGTCCATGCAGGCGATCTGCTTTCCGCGGCAGCATTTATTGCTTTGATACCATTAACAATTTTTTACCAGGCGGTTCTTGGTCTTGCCCTGATCGCTTTTTCATATTCATTTCTTTATGTTGGTTCAACGAACCAGCTGATAAAGAATAATGAAGAAAAAGGAGCTGCTGCCGGATTGCTTAATTCATGCATAGCCCTTGCCTCCATCATCGGCTCATTCATAGGCGGCATAATCCTTGAATATTTTGGGTTCAGGGCTGTTATGGCAACAGGTGCTTTTTTTGCTCTTGTTGGTTATGCCATCATGCTGCTGGCTGATAAGACTCACACACCCCAAAAAAGTTCATGA
- a CDS encoding preprotein translocase subunit SecD, translating into MNDEEPFYKKPRVLLLLVVILASIVAMTVSYKNGEVKVGSNLNYGLDLEGGSWLQLQLQGAIVQVSADESKIIQSEFQRLLNDPSVKVEETTLNSVTFTTAKQTTQKTIDGFGFGKSTITQAPGGGTRISLQISRGYAIQKYLENNLNAEIKMIPGNILTFEIRKTVTQDELDALLRPVDGKVNSFKAGVSSETREETKKILESKLNNLGMKEIPIRTVGDNYILIDLAGVDITTAKNLAAKPGKFEIRIQVNGNESEHVLYGTEITPGLPEKQTGDVWGMSFTLSDAGAAALRDAAIQYGAVTNRLDHELIMLLDEKEIYSAPLSPELARNIQSVPQKGLTATTGTGDEGQREAIELQIHLRAGALPVKVDVIGAGEVSAELGSRFKSQVLIAGLIALILVAIVVSLRYKQPNIVIPMLSTSFSEVMIILGFTVLVGFQLDLPTIAGIIAVIGTGIDHLIIITDEVLAGGAMPPDKVYKSRLTKAFAIIFSAAATVLVAMSPLLIMGFGALRGFAVITIVGVLIGVFIARPAYAEVIQSMLVEDTGRKFVDE; encoded by the coding sequence ATGAACGATGAAGAACCTTTTTACAAAAAGCCACGAGTTCTCCTATTATTGGTCGTGATCCTTGCTTCAATTGTGGCAATGACTGTCTCTTATAAGAACGGGGAAGTGAAAGTAGGCAGTAATCTCAACTATGGACTTGATCTGGAGGGCGGTTCATGGCTGCAACTGCAGCTCCAGGGAGCGATTGTCCAGGTAAGCGCAGACGAGAGCAAAATAATTCAATCGGAATTCCAGAGGCTATTAAATGACCCTTCCGTCAAGGTCGAAGAGACCACTTTAAATTCAGTTACCTTTACAACCGCAAAACAGACCACCCAGAAAACAATAGATGGCTTCGGATTTGGCAAATCCACGATAACCCAGGCTCCAGGCGGGGGCACCAGGATCTCCCTGCAAATAAGCAGGGGATATGCCATCCAGAAATATCTTGAGAATAATCTCAATGCAGAGATAAAAATGATCCCTGGAAATATTCTTACATTTGAAATAAGAAAAACCGTGACCCAGGATGAATTGGATGCTCTGCTTAGACCAGTGGATGGGAAAGTCAATTCCTTCAAAGCCGGTGTATCATCGGAAACAAGAGAGGAAACAAAGAAGATTCTTGAATCCAAGCTCAATAACCTTGGGATGAAAGAGATCCCGATACGGACAGTTGGAGACAATTATATCCTCATCGACCTTGCAGGCGTGGATATAACCACAGCAAAGAATCTTGCTGCCAAACCAGGAAAATTTGAAATTCGGATACAGGTGAATGGCAATGAAAGTGAACATGTGCTGTATGGAACGGAAATAACACCAGGACTGCCTGAAAAACAGACCGGCGATGTATGGGGCATGTCTTTTACCCTGAGTGACGCTGGTGCAGCAGCACTCCGTGATGCTGCAATACAGTATGGAGCGGTCACAAATCGTTTAGATCATGAGCTGATAATGTTGCTTGATGAAAAGGAGATATATAGTGCTCCGCTGTCACCGGAACTGGCCAGGAACATCCAGAGCGTACCCCAGAAAGGCCTTACAGCAACAACAGGCACAGGAGATGAGGGACAAAGAGAAGCAATTGAACTCCAGATCCATTTAAGAGCCGGTGCCCTGCCTGTGAAGGTGGATGTGATAGGCGCTGGAGAGGTTTCAGCAGAACTTGGCTCCAGGTTCAAGTCCCAGGTTTTGATCGCCGGATTAATAGCACTTATATTGGTCGCCATAGTAGTTTCATTAAGATATAAGCAGCCAAACATCGTTATCCCGATGCTTTCGACATCCTTCAGTGAAGTTATGATCATACTGGGTTTTACTGTCCTTGTCGGGTTCCAGCTTGACCTACCCACAATCGCGGGTATAATTGCGGTCATCGGGACAGGTATTGACCACCTTATAATTATTACTGATGAGGTTCTTGCAGGCGGTGCAATGCCACCGGATAAGGTTTATAAATCGCGCCTAACCAAAGCATTTGCCATAATATTCTCAGCAGCTGCAACAGTGCTTGTGGCGATGTCTCCTCTCCTGATCATGGGATTTGGCGCTCTGAGAGGCTTTGCCGTAATTACCATAGTCGGTGTACTTATCGGGGTATTCATTGCAAGACCTGCATATGCCGAAGTTATCCAGAGCATGCTTGTTGAAGATACTGGCAGGAAGTTCGTAGATGAGTAA
- a CDS encoding MoaD/ThiS family protein produces MKINVKILSGGVKEQNLDVPSASTYEELLESLHINPEIVLVFRGGNPVPLDEKVTSDNVEILRVVTGG; encoded by the coding sequence TTGAAGATAAATGTAAAAATCCTGTCTGGAGGTGTTAAAGAACAAAACTTGGACGTTCCATCGGCATCAACATATGAAGAGCTTCTTGAATCTCTTCATATCAATCCGGAAATCGTTCTTGTGTTCAGAGGAGGCAATCCTGTGCCACTTGATGAAAAAGTTACATCCGATAATGTTGAAATATTAAGAGTGGTGACAGGCGGATGA
- a CDS encoding GMP synthase subunit A: protein MVKIIVVNNYGQTCHLIHRAARDLDQEVELVKNTSSIEEILEKKPDGLILSGGPTLMRAGNCSIYVKKLDLPILGICLGHQVIAQAYGGAVRTGAAGGYAAIEIEIIEENDILKGLGPKTNVWASHADEVSVIPPDFIKLASSRICEVEAMKHKVKPLYGVQWHPEVSHTEKGNELLMNFFGVCESYQPAA, encoded by the coding sequence ATGGTAAAAATCATCGTTGTCAATAACTATGGCCAGACCTGCCATCTTATACATCGTGCTGCGCGCGATCTTGACCAGGAAGTAGAGCTGGTGAAAAATACTTCTTCAATAGAAGAGATCCTTGAAAAAAAACCGGATGGGTTGATACTCAGCGGCGGCCCCACACTTATGCGCGCGGGAAATTGCAGCATATATGTTAAGAAGCTTGATCTTCCCATACTTGGCATTTGCCTCGGCCACCAGGTCATAGCGCAGGCTTATGGCGGGGCAGTGAGAACAGGCGCTGCGGGTGGATATGCTGCAATTGAAATAGAGATCATTGAAGAAAACGATATATTAAAAGGACTTGGGCCGAAGACAAACGTATGGGCATCGCATGCGGACGAAGTATCTGTAATTCCACCCGATTTTATAAAGCTTGCCAGTTCCCGGATATGCGAAGTAGAAGCTATGAAACATAAAGTAAAGCCCTTATATGGTGTCCAGTGGCACCCTGAAGTCTCTCATACTGAAAAAGGAAATGAGCTTCTCATGAACTTTTTTGGGGTGTGTGAGTCTTATCAGCCAGCAGCATGA
- a CDS encoding deoxyribonucleoside 5'-monophosphate N-glycosidase, which produces MMKIFFAGSIRGGRSMLPAYIQIIEKLKNQGHTVVSEHVASEVLEETEAKITDEEICKNDLGYIDSCECLVAEVTISSIGVGYEIGYAVSKGKRVLCIYREETNVSAMVRGNRQIISVPYTNIEELENIFTTLNN; this is translated from the coding sequence ATTATGAAAATATTCTTTGCTGGTTCCATCAGGGGAGGCCGGAGTATGCTGCCGGCTTATATCCAGATAATAGAAAAGCTCAAAAATCAGGGACATACGGTCGTAAGCGAACACGTAGCATCTGAAGTTCTTGAGGAAACAGAAGCAAAAATAACTGATGAAGAAATATGCAAAAATGACTTAGGATATATTGACAGTTGCGAATGTCTTGTGGCTGAAGTAACGATTTCCTCGATCGGTGTTGGTTACGAGATAGGTTATGCGGTATCAAAGGGCAAACGTGTTCTTTGCATTTACAGGGAGGAGACGAATGTTTCAGCCATGGTGCGTGGAAACAGGCAGATCATATCGGTCCCATATACGAATATCGAGGAATTGGAAAATATCTTCACGACGCTGAATAATTAA